In the genome of Synechococcus sp. CB0101, the window GTTTCAGGGTTGTTTCAGCCCCATTGGGTGTGGAGCCGGCAGCGGAGGAATCCACCTGGTTCTCCATGATTCTGCCTACGCTATCCCTGTTTTCCTGGCCAGAGTGGTATCAGGCGATGCCTTGCCAGCTGTCCCAACCGGTCCGCTCATGACCGCCCTGCAACACCCCGACGCGATCCGCCACTTCCAATCCCTCTGTGATGCCTGCCAGTCGCTGGCCAGCCGCTATCACAGCCCGGCCGAGCTGCGCCTTTACGCAGACGGCTATCTGCATGCCCTGCGCAAAACGGCGGTGCTGGATGCCCTCACCCAGCGGCGCCTGGAGGAGCTGGTGGATCGCTGGATCATGGATCCCTCGAGCTTCATCGGCCCGGGTGATGACATGAGCACCCTCTACGAAACGGGCCGGAACTGATCCGGCCCCCGAGCGCGTCCGGCGCTGATCAGGCCAGCGCCACCGCCAGCTTTTCGCGCAGTTCGCCGGAGTTGTACATCTCGATCAGAATGTCGGATCCGCCGATGAACTCGCCGTTCACGTACACCTGGGGAATGGTGGGCCAATCGGAGAACTCCTTGATGCCCTGACGAATCTCCATATCGGAGAGCACGTCGAAGGTTTCGAAGGCCACCCCCAGGGAGTTGAGGATCTGCACCACGTTGTTGCTGAAGCCGCACTGGGGCATCAACTTGCTGCCCTTCATGAACACAAACACGGGGCTGCTGCCCACCAGTTGTTCGATGCGTTGCTGGGTGGAGGCGTCCATGGTTCAGGCGGTGGGGGTGGAGGTCTGCAGGGCCAGGGCGTGAATGGCCTCACTGGCCAGCTCGCTGCGCAGGGCGCCGTACACGAGCTGGTGCTGCTTCACGCGGCTCAGGCCGTCGAAAGCGGTGGAGACCACCGTCACCTGCAGGTGATCGCCGCCGCCGGTGAGGTCTTCCACCTCAACACGGGCATCCGGCAGCGCCTGGGTGATGGCAGCTCGCACCTGGTCGGGATGGACCATGAACTGGAGAGTCGCGAAGCGGGCTACCGAGCGAATGTAGGCGCGGCCCTCACTGGGCTGCCGGAGTGGCGCTGACGGCGTTGTAGGGAGTGGCCACAAAGCCCAGCTCCAGCAGGCTCTGGTAGGCCTTCTGACCCTGGGGGCTGGTGGGCGACATGCGCTGCACCACCTTCACGAGCAAGGGAACAGCAACAGCCGGCTGATTCATCCGGCGCAGCAACGCCGCCAGGCGGAGCTCGATATTGGCCTGGAGCTCGGTGGCCTCACGGCCCTTCTGATCCATCTCGCGGGGGATGCGGGCATCGAGGCCGCGGAACGCACCGGAGAGGCCGCGATAGGCACTCACCAGATAACTGGCTGCTTCCAGCGCCTTGTCGTAATCGCTTTTGGCTTCGTTGAGCTTGCCGGCGGCGGCAGCGGCGTCGCCCTGGGCCACCTTGGCCTGCACGGAAGCCAGGTTGAGGCCGGAGCTGGCGGAGGCCAGCACCTTCTCGGGCTCCTGCTGCGCCATGGCTGGCAGGGAAGGGGTCACCAACGCCAGGGCGCTGAGGGCAAGAGCGGCGATCGGCCGGCGCACGGCAACAAGTCAGACGTTGGAAAACTCTACGGGCGTTGCAAAGCCGCCCTCCGCGGCGCTGCGGCCAACCGCTTCGAGGGCCTGGCGCTCCGCCGCGGCCATCGCTGCCGCCAGCTGATCGCTGAAGCGTTTGGCGGCCTCGCGGCCATGGCCCTCCACAAACAGCGGCTCCCCAAACGCCAAGGCCGCCCGATCGCCAAAACGCGGGATGGCACG includes:
- a CDS encoding DUF6761 family protein is translated as MTALQHPDAIRHFQSLCDACQSLASRYHSPAELRLYADGYLHALRKTAVLDALTQRRLEELVDRWIMDPSSFIGPGDDMSTLYETGRN
- the grxD gene encoding Grx4 family monothiol glutaredoxin, whose product is MDASTQQRIEQLVGSSPVFVFMKGSKLMPQCGFSNNVVQILNSLGVAFETFDVLSDMEIRQGIKEFSDWPTIPQVYVNGEFIGGSDILIEMYNSGELREKLAVALA
- a CDS encoding BolA family protein, producing MVHPDQVRAAITQALPDARVEVEDLTGGGDHLQVTVVSTAFDGLSRVKQHQLVYGALRSELASEAIHALALQTSTPTA